One window of Jannaschia sp. CCS1 genomic DNA carries:
- a CDS encoding trypsin-like serine peptidase yields the protein MRHLTLAAALLAAPLSTIIVSPATAQDASLNPTFGVQDLAAGFANDPNWVYILAGGDVQRSFTDTISGDVCRGYFANAPDYRMVFEANGQPLSITAESHDDPVLLINGPDGQWYCNDDTHGLDSAVTFAAAQSGTYDIWVGTYGNPQGDYPGAQLSFTELEPFEAQIRRSFFGTDDRLVMDVTQAPWNMIGLVEMQSGSCTGTLIGPNVVLTGGHCLTGLGEPDNPPMLFSAGYQDGTAVAESRISSYHVPELWRIAEQEGMDFGFLFLDQPLGNQLGWMNIGTLSPAELAAFANGTGPDILQGGYSADQPDVLTGNLSCPFVELGRQNTLVHQCDTVQGDSGSPLFVQDANGYRIIGVESYTDFRPELEFDINVAMYIGNVVTEYQAFSGAAPAATAPTAPAPATK from the coding sequence ATGCGCCACCTGACGCTTGCTGCCGCCCTTCTGGCCGCGCCCCTATCCACCATCATCGTGAGCCCCGCCACCGCGCAGGATGCTTCGCTGAACCCCACCTTCGGCGTGCAGGACCTGGCCGCCGGGTTCGCCAATGACCCCAACTGGGTCTACATTCTGGCGGGCGGCGACGTGCAGCGGTCCTTCACCGATACGATCAGCGGCGATGTCTGCCGCGGCTATTTCGCCAATGCCCCCGACTACCGCATGGTATTTGAGGCCAACGGCCAGCCCCTGTCGATCACGGCCGAATCCCATGACGATCCGGTCTTGCTGATCAACGGCCCCGATGGGCAGTGGTATTGCAACGACGACACCCATGGCCTCGATTCAGCCGTGACCTTCGCGGCGGCCCAGAGCGGCACCTATGACATCTGGGTCGGCACCTATGGCAACCCCCAGGGCGACTACCCCGGCGCGCAGTTGAGCTTCACCGAGCTGGAGCCGTTTGAAGCCCAGATCCGCCGGTCGTTCTTCGGCACCGATGACCGCCTGGTGATGGATGTCACGCAGGCCCCCTGGAACATGATCGGCCTGGTCGAAATGCAATCGGGCAGCTGCACGGGCACGCTGATCGGGCCCAACGTGGTGCTGACGGGCGGCCATTGCCTGACCGGTCTGGGCGAGCCGGACAACCCGCCGATGCTGTTCAGCGCGGGGTATCAGGACGGCACCGCCGTGGCGGAATCGCGCATCTCCAGCTACCATGTCCCGGAACTTTGGCGCATCGCCGAGCAGGAGGGGATGGATTTCGGGTTCCTGTTCCTCGACCAACCGCTTGGCAACCAATTGGGCTGGATGAACATCGGCACTTTGTCCCCGGCAGAGCTGGCGGCCTTCGCCAACGGTACCGGGCCGGATATCCTTCAGGGCGGCTACAGCGCCGACCAGCCGGACGTCCTGACCGGCAACCTCAGCTGCCCATTCGTAGAGCTGGGTCGCCAGAATACCCTGGTTCACCAGTGTGATACGGTGCAGGGCGACAGCGGATCGCCCCTGTTTGTGCAGGACGCGAACGGCTACCGGATCATCGGCGTGGAATCCTATACCGATTTCCGGCCCGAGCTGGAGTTCGACATCAACGTGGCCATGTATATCGGCAACGTGGTGACCGAGTATCAAGCCTTTTCCGGGGCGGCCCCTGCGGCCACAGCCCCAACGGCACCGGCCCCCGCAACGAAATGA
- the proS gene encoding proline--tRNA ligase: protein MRLSRYFLPVLKETPAEAQIVSHRLMLRAGMIKQASAGIYSWLPLGYKVLKRIERIVHEEQIRAGHIPMLMPTLQSADLWQKSGRFDAYGPEMLRLKDRHDRDMLYGPTNEEMITDMVGTFVTSYKSLPLTLYHIQWKFRDEVRPRFGVMRGREFLMKDGYNFDLTKEAALHAYNRHLVSYLRTYERMGLQAIPMRADSGPIGGDYTHEFLVLADTGESEVFYDAEITDLKFGDREIDYDDVAQCDAVLQEFTSRYARTDETHDEAEFAAIPGDRQRSARGIEVGQIFYFGTEYSEKLGAHVQNDEGERVPLHMGSHGIGVSRLLGAIIEASHDDKGIIWPEGVTPFHCGIVNLKQGDAEADAACEALETALENAGLEPLYDDRNERAGGKFATMDLIGLPWRITVGPRGLKNGVVELTSRRTGESEELTPDAAVARVAEVYAAHKPVNAAV, encoded by the coding sequence ATGCGCCTCAGCCGCTATTTCCTTCCCGTCCTGAAAGAAACGCCCGCCGAGGCGCAGATCGTCAGCCACCGCCTGATGTTGCGCGCGGGCATGATCAAGCAAGCCAGCGCCGGGATCTATTCGTGGCTTCCGCTTGGCTACAAGGTCCTCAAGCGCATTGAACGGATCGTCCACGAAGAACAGATCCGCGCCGGTCACATCCCGATGCTGATGCCCACGCTGCAATCGGCGGATCTGTGGCAAAAGTCCGGGCGGTTCGATGCTTACGGCCCCGAAATGCTGCGCCTGAAGGACCGCCATGACCGCGACATGCTATACGGTCCCACCAATGAGGAAATGATCACCGATATGGTGGGCACGTTCGTGACCTCCTACAAATCGCTGCCCCTGACGCTCTATCACATCCAGTGGAAGTTCCGCGATGAGGTGCGTCCTAGGTTCGGCGTCATGCGGGGCCGTGAGTTCCTGATGAAGGACGGCTACAACTTTGACCTGACGAAAGAGGCGGCGCTGCACGCCTACAACCGCCACCTCGTGTCCTACCTGCGCACCTATGAACGGATGGGCCTGCAAGCGATCCCGATGCGGGCGGACAGCGGGCCGATTGGCGGCGATTATACCCATGAATTCCTCGTCCTCGCCGACACCGGCGAGTCGGAGGTCTTCTACGACGCAGAGATCACCGATCTGAAGTTCGGCGACCGCGAGATCGACTATGATGATGTCGCACAGTGCGACGCGGTGTTGCAGGAATTTACCTCACGCTATGCGCGGACCGATGAGACCCATGATGAGGCCGAGTTTGCCGCGATCCCCGGGGATCGTCAGCGCAGCGCGCGGGGCATCGAGGTGGGGCAGATCTTCTATTTCGGCACTGAGTATTCCGAAAAGTTGGGGGCCCATGTCCAGAATGATGAAGGGGAGCGGGTGCCGCTCCATATGGGATCCCACGGGATCGGCGTGTCGCGTCTGTTGGGTGCGATCATTGAGGCGAGCCATGACGATAAGGGGATCATTTGGCCCGAGGGCGTGACGCCGTTCCATTGCGGGATCGTCAACCTCAAGCAAGGCGATGCAGAGGCTGATGCGGCCTGCGAAGCGCTGGAAACGGCGCTGGAAAACGCAGGCCTTGAGCCGCTTTACGATGACCGGAACGAGCGGGCGGGCGGCAAGTTCGCGACGATGGACCTGATCGGCCTGCCGTGGCGGATCACGGTGGGTCCGCGGGGCCTCAAGAATGGCGTGGTGGAGCTGACCAGCCGGCGCACGGGCGAAAGCGAAGAGCTGACGCCCGACGCCGCAGTGGCGCGCGTGGCGGAGGTTTACGCCGCCCACAAACCCGTTAACGCAGCGGTCTGA
- a CDS encoding trypsin-like serine peptidase — MTFRHFAALPAVLLLFAAPTAQAQDVTLDPTFGEITLASNFQPDPNRTTLAAGGPNQGTYTDSRSGDTCRGFFADAPDLRLQFETADFGFPLSVHVEAGADTVMLINGPDGAWHCNDDFSGLNPAINFDTPLGGQYDIWIGTYEDLAPNYPTADVLITELGPPEINFDRAFFGNDDRVIIDAATAPWNMIGFVDLSEASCTGTLVGPAMVVTSAHCIVEDGQIDTPPVEFLAGFQNGEYVARSGISGFHVAPGYIDGEQEGSDFAFIFLEERLGDQLGWMDLGLLNDAEVAAMQAGQGPEILQAGYSYDQQGVLTGNLGCPFIELGEDSTLIHECDTLQGDSGSPLFIQDGDRYRIIGVESRTDNQPDQDFDRNIAMYTDSVLRELATLPPR; from the coding sequence ATGACATTCAGACATTTTGCCGCCCTGCCCGCAGTGCTTTTACTTTTCGCGGCCCCTACAGCCCAGGCCCAGGACGTCACACTGGACCCGACATTTGGCGAAATCACCCTCGCCTCCAACTTCCAGCCCGACCCCAACCGCACCACCCTCGCCGCCGGTGGACCCAACCAGGGGACCTACACCGACAGCCGCTCGGGCGATACGTGCAGGGGCTTTTTCGCCGACGCCCCGGACCTGCGCCTGCAATTTGAAACGGCTGATTTCGGCTTCCCCCTGTCGGTCCACGTGGAGGCCGGTGCCGATACCGTTATGCTCATTAACGGCCCGGACGGCGCGTGGCATTGCAATGACGATTTCAGCGGCCTGAACCCGGCGATCAATTTCGATACCCCCCTGGGCGGCCAGTATGACATCTGGATCGGCACCTATGAGGATCTCGCGCCCAATTACCCGACGGCAGACGTTCTGATCACCGAGCTTGGCCCCCCGGAGATTAACTTTGACCGCGCGTTCTTCGGCAATGATGACCGCGTGATCATCGACGCCGCCACCGCGCCGTGGAACATGATCGGTTTTGTGGATCTTTCGGAGGCCAGCTGCACCGGCACCCTTGTGGGGCCTGCGATGGTTGTGACCTCTGCCCATTGCATTGTGGAGGATGGCCAGATCGACACCCCCCCGGTGGAGTTCCTGGCGGGCTTCCAGAACGGCGAATATGTGGCGCGCTCGGGCATCAGCGGCTTCCACGTGGCCCCCGGCTATATCGACGGCGAGCAGGAGGGGTCAGACTTCGCCTTCATCTTCCTGGAGGAGCGCTTGGGCGATCAGCTGGGGTGGATGGATCTGGGTCTTCTGAATGACGCCGAGGTGGCCGCGATGCAAGCGGGCCAGGGCCCGGAGATCCTGCAGGCAGGCTACAGCTATGACCAGCAGGGCGTACTGACGGGCAATCTGGGGTGTCCGTTCATCGAATTGGGCGAAGACAGCACCCTGATCCACGAATGCGATACGTTGCAAGGCGACAGCGGCTCCCCGTTGTTTATTCAGGACGGGGACCGTTATCGGATCATCGGTGTGGAATCGCGGACCGATAACCAGCCCGATCAGGATTTTGATCGCAACATTGCCATGTACACGGACTCCGTCCTGCGGGAATTGGCGACCTTACCGCCACGGTGA
- a CDS encoding Ppx/GppA family phosphatase yields the protein MGEPAGEPDPDFGPFGMPLYDGPEARSLARVGVIDIGSNSVRFVVFDGAARSPAYYFNEKILCGLGAGFAETGRLNAEGRERALVALKRFAVLTKAMDVKPLLTVATAAVRDAEDGPEFRAQVLEQTGLDIRILDGAEEARLSAQGVLLGWPGAEGLICDIGGSSMELAELLGDGVVGARRTSDLGPLKLMSLKGGKKAVRKHIKERVAALVAEFPTQPKRLFLVGGSWRAIARVDMLRREYPLRVLHEYRMTPKAIMATIKHIGDAEPDALKAQTGTSAERMRLVPLASLVLKELVRQVKPKEVAISSYGIREGLLYDQMSDALRHRDPLIEAARHAEASSARQPGFGRALYRFVEPLFSGARPEKKRLVRAACLLHDVSWRAHPDYRAEVCFDNATRANLGGLTHGERIYLGLALLHRYKSSRSGTGFNTGLLDLLPPERVQEAENLGRAMRFGAMFATEHPVDHGRLKYRPKRKELILTLTSDEGRSLFGEVAQARFNSLASAMDVTPIVRGQGTSAKR from the coding sequence ATGGGTGAACCGGCGGGTGAACCAGACCCGGATTTCGGCCCCTTCGGGATGCCGCTATATGATGGTCCCGAGGCGCGGTCTCTGGCCCGGGTCGGGGTGATTGATATCGGATCGAACTCCGTCCGGTTTGTGGTCTTCGATGGTGCGGCACGGTCTCCGGCGTATTACTTCAACGAAAAGATACTCTGCGGTCTGGGTGCGGGCTTTGCCGAGACGGGGCGGTTGAATGCCGAAGGTCGCGAGCGGGCGCTGGTCGCCCTGAAGCGATTTGCGGTCCTGACCAAGGCCATGGACGTGAAACCGTTGCTGACCGTCGCCACAGCTGCGGTGCGCGATGCGGAGGATGGCCCGGAGTTTCGGGCGCAGGTGCTGGAGCAGACGGGGCTGGATATCCGCATCCTCGACGGCGCGGAGGAGGCGCGGTTGTCGGCCCAGGGCGTGCTGTTGGGCTGGCCAGGCGCGGAAGGGTTGATCTGCGATATCGGCGGCTCGTCCATGGAACTGGCCGAGCTTCTGGGGGACGGCGTTGTCGGCGCACGCCGGACGTCTGATCTGGGTCCTTTGAAACTGATGAGTTTGAAGGGCGGCAAGAAGGCGGTTCGCAAGCACATCAAGGAGCGTGTGGCAGCCCTGGTGGCAGAATTCCCGACCCAGCCCAAGCGCCTGTTTCTGGTCGGCGGGTCCTGGCGCGCGATTGCTCGCGTCGACATGCTGCGCCGTGAGTATCCCCTGCGTGTGCTGCACGAATACCGTATGACGCCCAAGGCGATCATGGCGACAATCAAGCATATCGGTGATGCGGAGCCTGACGCGTTGAAGGCACAAACCGGCACCTCGGCAGAACGGATGCGGCTGGTGCCTCTGGCCTCGCTGGTGCTGAAGGAGTTGGTGCGGCAGGTGAAGCCCAAAGAGGTGGCGATTTCCAGCTACGGCATCCGCGAGGGGCTTTTGTACGATCAGATGTCCGACGCCCTGCGTCACCGCGATCCCCTGATCGAGGCGGCCCGCCATGCGGAGGCCTCTTCCGCGCGCCAGCCGGGGTTTGGGCGCGCGCTGTATCGGTTTGTGGAGCCGCTCTTTTCCGGCGCCCGGCCCGAGAAGAAGCGCCTGGTGCGGGCGGCCTGCCTGCTACACGACGTCAGTTGGCGGGCGCATCCTGATTACCGGGCCGAGGTCTGCTTTGATAACGCAACCCGCGCAAATCTGGGCGGGTTGACCCACGGGGAGCGGATCTATCTGGGGCTGGCGCTGCTGCACCGCTACAAATCCAGCCGGTCGGGGACGGGGTTCAACACAGGCCTTCTTGATCTTTTGCCGCCGGAGCGTGTGCAGGAGGCCGAGAATCTGGGCCGGGCCATGCGCTTTGGGGCCATGTTCGCCACCGAACACCCGGTGGACCATGGCCGCCTGAAATACCGCCCCAAGCGGAAGGAGCTGATCCTGACGCTGACCTCCGACGAAGGGCGTAGCCTGTTTGGCGAGGTTGCGCAGGCGCGCTTCAACTCACTGGCCAGCGCGATGGATGTGACGCCGATCGTGAGGGGTCAGGGGACATCGGCCAAAAGGTAG
- the carB gene encoding carbamoyl-phosphate synthase large subunit — protein MPKRSDINSIMIIGAGPIVIGQACEFDYSGAQACKALREEGYRVILVNSNPATIMTDPELADATYIEPITPEVVAKIIEKERPDALLPTMGGQTGLNTSLALEEAGVLEKFGVEMIGAKRPAIEMAEDRKLFREAMDRIGLENPKATIITAPKGDDGKFDIAAGVAEAIEAIEYVGLPAIIRPAFTLGGTGGGVAYNREQYEFFCRSGMEASPMAQILVDESLLGWKEFEMEVVRDRADNAIIVCAIENVDPMGVHTGDSITVAPALTLTDKEYQIMRNGSIAVLREIGVETGGSNVQWAMNPEDGRMVVIEMNPRVSRSSALASKATGFPIAKIAAKLAVGYTLDELDNDITKVTPASFEPTIDYVVTKIPRFAFEKFPGSEPHLTTAMKSVGEAMAIGRTFHESMQKALASMETGLTGFDEIEIEGAGSDPAAITKALSQQTPDRIRVIAQAMRHGLSDDQINAVTKFDPWFLARIREIVEEEARIRDTGLMATAEEFRRVKMMGFSDARLATLTGLSEAEIRRARIGAGVHAQFKRIDTCAAEFEAQTPYMYSTYETPVMGEAECEARPSNAKKVVILGGGPNRIGQGIEFDYCCCHACFALSDAGYETIMVNCNPETVSTDYDTSDRLYFEPLTLEHTLEILRVEQDNGTLHGVIVQFGGQTPLKLANALEEAGIPILGTTPDAIDLAEDRERFQGLVEMLKLEQPENAIAFTDEQAREAAEALGYPLVIRPSYVLGGRAMEIVRDTAQLDRYIRDAVVVSGDSPVLLDSYLDGAVEVDVDALCDGEAVHVAGIMQHIEEAGVHSGDSACSLPPHTLSEQVQTRIIAQTEALAKALGVVGLMNIQFAMKEDKIYLIEVNPRASRTVPFVAKATDSAIASIAARLMAGEKLSDFPTAKPHVPVDEETPIIPGDPMALTDFRTPWFSVKEAVLPFARFPGVDTLLGPEMRSTGEVMGWDRTFPRAFLKAQLGAGVSLPETGTAFLSIKEADKTADLVETAKILKSLGFHILATSGTAAFLGGHGIETEVVNKQYEGGRTIVDILKDGAVSLVMNTTEGAQAVEDSRSMRSVTLMDKIPYYTTLAGSHAAAQAMASAHEGDTVVRALQG, from the coding sequence ATGCCAAAAAGATCAGACATCAATTCGATCATGATCATCGGCGCGGGCCCCATCGTCATCGGGCAGGCATGTGAATTCGACTATTCCGGCGCGCAAGCCTGCAAGGCGCTGCGGGAAGAGGGATATCGGGTCATCCTCGTCAACTCCAACCCCGCCACCATCATGACCGACCCGGAACTGGCCGATGCCACGTATATTGAGCCGATCACGCCGGAGGTTGTCGCCAAGATAATCGAGAAGGAACGCCCCGATGCGCTGCTGCCCACGATGGGCGGGCAGACGGGCCTGAATACCTCGCTGGCGCTGGAAGAGGCGGGCGTGCTGGAGAAATTCGGCGTGGAGATGATCGGCGCCAAACGCCCCGCCATCGAGATGGCCGAGGACCGCAAGCTGTTCCGCGAGGCGATGGACCGGATCGGGCTGGAGAACCCCAAAGCCACGATCATCACCGCCCCCAAGGGCGACGACGGCAAGTTTGACATCGCCGCAGGTGTGGCGGAGGCCATCGAGGCCATTGAATATGTGGGCCTCCCCGCGATCATCCGCCCCGCCTTCACCCTGGGCGGCACCGGCGGCGGCGTGGCCTATAACCGCGAGCAATATGAATTCTTCTGCCGCTCCGGCATGGAAGCCTCCCCCATGGCGCAGATCCTTGTGGATGAGAGTCTTCTGGGGTGGAAAGAGTTTGAGATGGAGGTCGTGCGCGACCGCGCCGATAACGCGATCATCGTCTGCGCCATCGAGAACGTGGACCCGATGGGCGTACACACCGGCGACAGCATCACCGTGGCCCCGGCCCTGACGCTGACCGACAAGGAATACCAGATCATGCGCAACGGCTCCATCGCCGTATTGCGGGAGATCGGCGTTGAAACCGGTGGCTCCAACGTCCAATGGGCGATGAACCCCGAAGATGGCCGCATGGTGGTGATCGAGATGAACCCGCGTGTCTCGCGGTCCTCCGCGCTGGCGTCCAAGGCCACGGGCTTTCCCATCGCCAAGATCGCCGCGAAGCTGGCCGTGGGCTATACGCTGGACGAGCTGGATAACGACATCACCAAGGTCACGCCCGCCAGCTTCGAGCCGACCATCGACTACGTCGTCACCAAAATCCCCCGGTTCGCGTTCGAGAAATTCCCCGGGTCCGAGCCGCATTTGACCACGGCGATGAAATCCGTGGGCGAGGCGATGGCCATTGGCCGGACCTTCCACGAGTCGATGCAAAAGGCGCTGGCGTCGATGGAAACGGGCCTGACCGGCTTTGACGAAATCGAGATCGAGGGCGCGGGCAGTGACCCCGCCGCCATCACCAAGGCGCTGTCCCAGCAGACGCCCGACCGCATCCGTGTGATCGCGCAGGCCATGCGCCACGGGCTGTCCGACGACCAGATCAACGCGGTCACCAAGTTTGATCCGTGGTTCCTCGCGCGCATCCGCGAGATCGTCGAGGAAGAGGCTCGCATCCGCGACACCGGCCTGATGGCCACGGCGGAAGAGTTCCGGCGCGTGAAGATGATGGGCTTTTCCGACGCACGCCTTGCCACGCTCACGGGCCTGTCCGAGGCCGAAATCCGCCGTGCCCGCATCGGCGCGGGTGTGCACGCGCAGTTCAAACGCATCGACACCTGCGCGGCTGAGTTCGAGGCCCAGACGCCCTATATGTATTCCACTTACGAGACCCCCGTGATGGGCGAGGCGGAATGCGAAGCCCGTCCATCAAACGCCAAAAAGGTCGTCATCCTGGGCGGTGGCCCGAACCGGATCGGCCAGGGGATCGAGTTCGATTATTGCTGTTGCCACGCCTGTTTTGCGCTCAGCGATGCGGGCTATGAGACGATCATGGTCAACTGCAACCCGGAAACGGTGTCGACGGATTACGACACGTCGGATCGGTTGTATTTCGAGCCGCTGACCCTGGAACACACGCTGGAGATCCTGCGGGTGGAGCAGGACAACGGCACGCTACACGGTGTGATCGTGCAGTTCGGCGGCCAGACGCCCCTGAAGCTGGCCAATGCGCTGGAAGAGGCGGGCATTCCGATCCTTGGCACCACGCCCGACGCGATTGACCTGGCCGAAGATCGGGAGCGTTTTCAAGGGCTTGTCGAGATGCTCAAGCTTGAGCAGCCCGAAAATGCCATCGCCTTTACCGATGAGCAGGCCCGGGAGGCCGCCGAGGCCCTGGGTTACCCGTTGGTGATCCGCCCCTCCTACGTTCTGGGGGGCCGCGCGATGGAGATCGTGCGCGATACCGCGCAGCTGGACCGCTACATTCGCGACGCCGTGGTCGTCTCCGGCGACAGCCCGGTGTTGCTGGACAGCTACCTCGACGGCGCGGTCGAGGTGGACGTAGATGCGCTCTGCGACGGCGAGGCCGTCCACGTGGCGGGCATCATGCAGCATATCGAAGAGGCGGGTGTCCATTCCGGTGACAGCGCCTGTTCCCTGCCACCCCACACCCTGTCCGAGCAGGTCCAGACACGGATCATCGCCCAGACGGAGGCGTTGGCGAAGGCTCTTGGCGTCGTCGGCCTGATGAACATCCAATTCGCGATGAAGGAAGACAAGATCTACCTGATCGAGGTCAACCCGCGCGCGTCCCGCACCGTGCCCTTTGTGGCCAAGGCCACCGATTCCGCCATCGCCTCCATCGCCGCGCGGCTGATGGCCGGCGAAAAGCTGTCCGACTTCCCGACCGCCAAACCCCACGTCCCCGTGGACGAGGAAACGCCGATCATCCCCGGCGACCCCATGGCGCTCACCGATTTCCGCACGCCGTGGTTCTCCGTCAAGGAAGCGGTTCTGCCGTTTGCCCGCTTCCCCGGCGTCGATACGCTTCTGGGGCCGGAAATGCGCTCCACCGGAGAGGTCATGGGCTGGGACCGCACCTTCCCCCGCGCGTTCCTGAAGGCGCAACTGGGTGCGGGCGTGTCCCTGCCTGAAACGGGCACCGCCTTCCTGTCGATCAAGGAAGCTGACAAAACGGCAGATCTGGTGGAGACCGCCAAAATCCTGAAATCTCTGGGCTTTCACATCCTCGCCACGTCCGGCACCGCCGCGTTCCTGGGCGGTCATGGGATTGAGACGGAGGTCGTCAACAAACAATATGAGGGCGGGCGCACCATCGTCGATATCCTTAAGGACGGGGCCGTGTCTTTGGTCATGAACACGACGGAGGGCGCCCAGGCCGTTGAAGATTCCCGCTCCATGCGCAGCGTGACGTTGATGGACAAGATCCCCTACTACACAACGCTCGCGGGCTCCCATGCGGCGGCCCAGGCCATGGCATCCGCCCACGAAGGCGACACGGTGGTGCGCGCGTTGCAGGGGTAA
- a CDS encoding HAD family hydrolase, which produces MPEKPKAILFGAIGTLTETSDMQRRSFNAAFRDAGLEWSWGREAYVEMLRSPGGRDRIADYAESKGEEVDADRIHAAKVAHFRALVEKDGLILREGVKDVIAQAREDGVKLGFVTTTGTDTVDLILNGLSESVSRKDFAFIGDRDMVTEGKPSAEIYRLALNHLGLTAGEAVAIEDTPESATAAVTARIECVGFPGEAARGRIFPDAVTHVVDRLEPVFCGLGRG; this is translated from the coding sequence ATGCCGGAAAAACCCAAAGCCATATTGTTCGGGGCCATTGGCACCCTGACAGAGACCTCGGACATGCAAAGGCGAAGCTTCAATGCCGCTTTCCGGGACGCAGGGCTGGAGTGGAGCTGGGGCCGGGAAGCCTATGTCGAGATGTTGCGATCCCCCGGCGGACGCGACCGGATTGCGGATTACGCCGAAAGCAAGGGCGAGGAGGTCGATGCGGACCGCATTCACGCCGCCAAGGTCGCCCATTTCCGCGCGTTGGTGGAGAAGGACGGTCTGATCTTGCGCGAAGGGGTCAAGGATGTCATCGCGCAGGCGAGGGAAGACGGCGTGAAGCTGGGGTTCGTGACCACGACGGGAACCGATACCGTGGACCTGATCCTGAACGGCCTGTCCGAGAGTGTGTCGCGCAAGGATTTCGCCTTCATCGGAGACCGCGACATGGTGACGGAGGGCAAACCTTCAGCCGAGATCTACCGGCTTGCGTTGAACCATCTGGGTCTGACGGCGGGCGAGGCGGTCGCCATTGAGGATACGCCGGAAAGTGCCACGGCAGCTGTGACAGCACGCATAGAATGCGTCGGCTTCCCGGGGGAGGCCGCCCGTGGACGGATCTTCCCCGATGCCGTGACCCATGTCGTTGATCGCCTTGAGCCGGTCTTTTGCGGTCTGGGTCGGGGGTAG
- a CDS encoding M23 family metallopeptidase: MRLIMHTTLARRLPLLAPLLLAACVGSPSEWDFDFRPNAPRGNVTVADRPEPDSRGLISYDSYQVAIARRGDTVADVATRVGLPAGELASYNGRSEADALRVGEVLALPRRVDGGTTGSGTDIASIAGAAINAADSGTTGASGPQLPAGQEPVRHRVGRGETAYSVARLYGVSVRSLAEWNGLGPNLAVREGQYLLIPIVIEAADTRDNSRPGDSVAPLPPSSANPLPGSIETAALPDLEGTGTGTAAAAPAPAPAQSSAPLIRPVSGSTIRGYGSGNEGIDIGASAGTPVQAAADGTVAAITQDTDQVPILVIRHADGLLTVYANIQNITVSRGDRINQGQTVAQVGAGDPSFLHFEVRRGFEAVDPADFLP; encoded by the coding sequence ATGCGCCTGATCATGCACACGACACTCGCACGCAGGCTGCCCCTGTTGGCGCCCCTGCTTCTTGCGGCCTGCGTTGGCTCGCCGTCGGAGTGGGACTTCGATTTCCGACCCAATGCCCCGCGCGGCAATGTCACGGTCGCCGACCGGCCCGAGCCTGACAGCCGGGGCCTTATTTCCTACGACAGCTACCAGGTGGCGATTGCCCGCAGGGGCGATACGGTCGCGGATGTGGCCACCCGCGTTGGCCTGCCTGCGGGAGAGCTCGCCTCCTACAATGGCCGGAGCGAGGCCGACGCCCTGCGCGTGGGGGAGGTTCTGGCCCTGCCACGCCGCGTGGATGGTGGTACGACCGGCAGCGGCACCGACATCGCCTCCATCGCGGGGGCCGCGATCAACGCCGCCGACAGCGGCACGACCGGCGCGTCCGGTCCACAGCTTCCCGCCGGGCAAGAGCCCGTCCGCCACCGTGTGGGTCGCGGCGAGACCGCCTATTCCGTCGCCCGCCTCTATGGGGTCTCGGTCCGCAGCCTGGCCGAATGGAACGGCCTCGGCCCAAATCTGGCCGTGCGCGAAGGGCAATACCTTCTGATCCCCATTGTGATCGAGGCCGCCGACACCCGGGACAACAGCCGCCCGGGGGACAGTGTGGCCCCGCTGCCGCCGTCATCGGCCAATCCGTTGCCCGGCAGCATTGAAACGGCCGCCCTGCCCGATCTGGAAGGCACCGGCACGGGCACAGCCGCCGCAGCACCGGCCCCTGCACCGGCGCAATCCTCGGCCCCGTTGATCCGCCCGGTCTCCGGCTCCACCATCCGGGGCTATGGCTCCGGCAATGAAGGGATTGATATCGGGGCCAGCGCGGGCACGCCTGTCCAGGCCGCAGCCGACGGCACCGTGGCCGCAATCACCCAGGACACCGACCAGGTGCCGATCCTGGTGATCCGCCACGCGGACGGCCTCCTGACGGTCTATGCCAACATCCAGAACATCACGGTGTCGCGGGGCGACCGGATCAACCAGGGCCAGACCGTGGCGCAGGTCGGGGCGGGTGATCCGTCGTTCCTCCATTTCGAGGTGCGGCGCGGGTTCGAGGCAGTGGACCCGGCGGATTTCCTACCCTAA